A region of the Pseudarthrobacter phenanthrenivorans Sphe3 genome:
CAAGACGGGTGAACCCCATCCAAAACTTGCCGGCACGGTGTTCACGGCAGCGGAACAGCTGGTTGCAGCCGGTGGCCAGGCGCTTCCGCTCGTGGGGGACGTCCGGAATGACGACGACGTGGCGGGCGCTGTTGCGGCCGCCGTCGACCGCTTCGGCGGCATCGACGTCGTTATCAACAACGCCTCCGCCATCGACCTCTCCCGCACCGACGACGTAGACATGAAAAAGTACGACCTGATGCAGGACATCAACGTCCGCGGAACGTTCCTGATGTCAAAGCTCGCACTGCCTGCACTTCGGGCCTCCGTCCAGGCGCACATCCTCACACTTTCCCCTCCCCTGAACCTGGATCCCCACTGGGCCGGAAAGCACCTGGCCTACACCATGGCCAAGTACGGAATGAGCCTCACAACCCTGGGGCTCGCCGAGGAACTGAAAGCAGACGGCATTGCGGTCAATTCGCTGTGGCCGCGGACCCTGATTGACACCGCGGCTATCAGGAACATGCCGCAGGGCGAGGTTATGGTGCAGGCCGCCCGACGCCCGCAGATCATGGCTGACGCTGCACACGCCGTGCTCACCGGCGGCAACCTGGGAACGGGGGCGCGGCCCAGCGGGATTTTCTACACGGACGAGGAGGTGCTCGCCGCTGCAGGGGTTTCAGACTTCCGCCCGTACAGCCTGGGGGCGCCCGAGGACGGGCTGGTTCCGGACATCTTCCTGTAGGCGGAACCCCCGGCCCGGGTCGGTACAGTTTAGGTATGGACGACGCACAAGCCCCCGGCACGCCGCTGAACCGGAGGGACCTCGCGGACCAGCAGTTCCTGTCCGCCAACGGCATCCCCCGCCTTGAGGTGGTGGACTCCACCGGTTCCACCAATGCCGACCTCCTCCGTTCAGTCACGGTTGAGCCTTCGGCCTGGCCGGATATGTCGGTGCTGACCGCTGAGTACCAGACGGCCGCCCGCGGACGCCTGGACAGGCGCTGGGAAGCACCGCCGCTGAGTTCGGTGTCCGTTTCCGTTGTCCTGCGGCCGGTGAACGCCGAAGGCCGGCCCCTTCCCACGCAGACCTATTCGTGGTTGTCCCTCATCGGCGCCCTGGCCCTCCGGGAAACCCTGCTGGAAACGGCCGGCCTGCCCGCCGAGCTCAAGTGGCCCAACGACGTCCTGGTGCGCGGAAAAAAGATCGCCGGAATCCTGGCCCAGCTGGGGCCCATGGTGGACGGCTCGGTACCGCCCGTCATCCTGGGGACCGGCCTGAACGTAACCCTCCGGGAGGATGAACTCCCGGTTCCCACCGCTACGTCGGTGGCCCTGGAATCCCCTGTCACGACAGACCGGACGGAACTACTGAAGAGCTACCTCTCGCACTTCGCCGTGCTCTACCGCGGCTTCTGCAACGCGGACGGCGACCCGGCTGCGGGGCTGGCCGGCGGCCCGTCGCTGCACAAGCGGGTGGAGGCTGTCATGACCACCCTGGGCAAGCAGGTGCGGGCCCAGCTGCCAGGTGACCATGAAATTATCGGCCATGCGTCCCGCCTCGACGAGTACGGGTCCCTGCTGGTGGTGGACCGCGAGTCCCGGGAGCATGTGGTGACAGCGGGCGATGTGGTGCATCTGCGGCCCTGGGCTTCCCCGGACGGGTCCGGCCAGGGCGGTTATGCGTAAAGACCTCGTCCCGGGCGAGCAGGTGATTGTCACCACCCGCCCGCAGCCGAGGAAGCTGGCCGGGGCGGCAGCAGCCTTCATCCTTTCGCCGGCCGTGGCCGCCTTTGCCGCCGCCTGGGTGGTCCGCGGGGAAGCGGAGCGGTTGATGCCCGGACTCAACGCGCGGTGGACGCCGTGGCTGGTGGCCGGATGCGTCCTGGCCGTGGCGGCGGTGTGGCTGGGCTACTGCCTGCCGCGGCTGCTGCGCTGGCAGGGCACCCGGTACACGCTCACCAGCCGCCGGATCGTTTCCAGGTCCGGCATGATGCGGCGGCTGGACCAGCAGGTGAACCTGGCGTCCGTGCGCAACTTGACTGTCCACGAATCGGTACTTCAACGCCTGTTGCGCTCCGGGAATATATCCTTGGAAACCGGGTATCAGGGCGTGGTGACTTTACGGGACGTGCCGGAGGTTGCCAGGTTCCGGGATTTTATCCTCGACGCCATCGAGGAACTGCCCGAGGAACATGACGGCCAGGCCGGCGGAACACTGGATTACCCCGCCGGAGCATTGCCATGGGAACTGAGAGAAGGTGGACGGGATGAACGATGAGGACCAGCAGGACCGCGTGGACTCCATCACGCCCCCGCCCCCGACGGATGCACATCCAGCAACCGGCACCATGTCCGCCGAACGGCTCGCCATGAAGGCCCTGGAGTCAAGGCTCCTCGGCGGGGAACGCAAGCTCCGCCGTCGTGAAGTTGCCGCCGGCGCCGGCCTGTCCCTTCTGTCGGCCCGCAAGCTGTGGCGGGCCCTGGGATTCCCCAACTTCGGCGATGAAGACGTTGCCTTCACCGAACGCGACCAGGCCGCACTGTCCACCGTGGTGGACCTGGTGCGCTCCGGCAAGCTGACCGAGGAAGCAGCCATCTCCGTCACGCGTGCCATCGGCCAGATGACGGACCGCATGGTGGTGTGGCAGATCGAAGCGCTGGTGGAAGACATGGTCCACGAGCAGGGGGTGACGGACGCCGTGGCCCGCAAGCGGCTGGTGAACGAACTTCCCGGCCTGGTGGATGCGCTCGAGGATATCCTGGTCTACTCCTGGCGGCGGCAGCTCAACGCCGGCGTCCAACGGCTCGCCGTCCGCGCCGAGGCCGGACTGCAGGCCAGCGAGGAAGGCCGTGAGGGTGACGAGGACGACGCGCCCCTGCCGCTGGCACGTGCCGTGGGCTTCGCTGACCTGGTGTCCTACACCAGCCTGTCCCGGCGCATGAACGAAAAGACCCTGGCCCGGCTGGTCCAGCGCTTTGAAAACAAGTGCGCCGAGATCATCTCCGTTGGCGGCGGGCGCCTGGTCAAAACCGTGGGTGACGAGGTCCTGTATATCGCCGAAACCCCTGCGGCCGGCGCTGAAATCTCCCTTGCCCTCGCCCAGGCCTTCACCGAGGACGAGATCCTCCCGGAGGCACGGGTGGCCATGGTGTGGGGAAGGATCCTGTCCAGGCTCGGCGATATCTACGGTCCCACTGTCAACCTCGCTGCGCGCCTCACCACCCTTGCCGATCCGGGAACGGTGCTGGTGGACTCGATGACGGCATCCGCCCTGGAACACGACGAACGCTTTGTGCTGGTGCCGCAGCCACCCGAGAACGTGCGCGGGTTCGGGGAAATCCGGCCTGTCCGCCTCAGCCGGGGGCTAGGCAAGGGCCTCGTGCTCGACTGAGACACCTCGGTCCGTGCTGTGGCAACGTCGGGAAAGAGTTTCTCCAGTTGATGGTCTTTCGCGGTATAGTCGGTGCGGCGGTGGACGCCGAGCGTCTGCCGTGGGCAGGGGTCCCCATCGCGGCACCAGCTGCCCGCCGGTAAGCTTGCCACCGGGCAGGACTGCCCGGCTGGCCGCAAATGCCGGCGCGGCGGGCAGTACTTCTCAATATCAGGTCTCAGCCGCTCCGCCAGGAGCGGCAAATCAATGGCCGGGTGACAGCCCGGCCTGTGCAGCTGCCTGCGGCAGCGGTAAATCAGGGGAATAGTAACGCTGTGACAACTCTGCTGGGGAAGCTGGGGCTGAAAAGGCGCCACAAGAAACTCGTCACGGGCACTGCCTTCAGTGCCGCCGTCGCTGTCCTGGTCACCGGCGCCGTCCTGTATCCCGGGTTCAAGACCACAGAGGTGGAGCTGAATGACGGCGGCGTCTGGGTCGTTTCAAAGTCCAAGAACGCAGTGGGCCGGCTCAATTACCCCTCCCGCGTCCTCGATGGCGCCGTCACGCCTGCGTCCACAACCTTCGACATCCTGCAGGATGCCGGTGACATCTTCGTGGACGATGAGACCGGCTCGACGCTGAACCAGGTGTCGCCGGCGAACATGCGGCTGGGCGGCGACAAACAGCTGCCCGGCTCCGCTGACGTCAGCTTTGGTTCCGAGGTCATTTCCGTGACGGACGCGGCGTCCGGAAAGGTATGGGCCGTATCCCCGTCCACCGTCAACGGCTTCGATGAGGAGGCGTCCGAACCGGTGATGGTGGGTTCGGAGGGCATTGTCTCGGCCGTGGGGGACGACGACCGGATCTACTCGGCGGACCCAAAGTCCGGGGCGGTAACCATCACCACGGTTGACGCCAACGGGGAGGTGCTGTCCTCCGACTCCGAGACCTGGGCGGAGCTGAAAGGTGCGGGCGACCTCCAGCTCACTGTGGTGGGGGACAAGCCGGTGGTCCTGGACGCAGCCGCAGGCAAGTTGCTGCTGCCCGGCGGCAAGCGCCTGCAGCTGGATAACGCCCGGGAAGCCAAGCTGCAGCAGGGCGGGCCGGCCAGCGGCTTCGTGGCCATCTCCACCCACAAAGCCTTGCTGAAGCAGCCGCTGGACGGTTCCACCGCCAGGACCGTGACGTTCGACGGCGAGGGCGTGCCGGCTGCCCCCGTCCAGCTGGGCGGGTGCGTGCACGCGGCGTGGTCCGGCGCGAACAAATATGTGCGGGACTGCGTGAATGACGGTGACGACAAGAACGTGGACGTGCCCAAGGCGAGTGCCTCGCCGTCGTACGTCTTCCGGGTGAACCGTGACCTGGTGGTCCTTAACGACGTGAATTCCGGCAACGTGTGGCTGGTCAACCAGAACATGCAGCTGGTCAACAACTGGGACGACGTTGTCCCGCCCAAGAACGAGTCCGACGAGCAGGACCAGGAATCCGCGGACAACAACACCATCAACGTGCTGCCGGACCGCACCAAACCCAACCGACCGCCGGAAACCAAGCCGGACGCCGTCGGGGTGCGTCCCGGACGCACCACCATCCTCAGCGTGCTGGACAACGATTCCGATCCGGACGGCGACGTGCTCACGGCCGCTGTGGGGGACTCCGGCCCCAGGTTGGGCAGCCTCGAGAACATCTACGGCGGCACCGCCTTCCAGATCTCGGTTCCGGCCGACGCGAAGCCCGGCACCGAAACGTTCAGCTACAGCGCCTCCGACGGCCGCGGACTTTCCGCCAGCGGCCAAGTGACACTCAGCGTGGTGGCGCCGGACCAGAACAAGCCGCCGCAGTTCAAACGGGGCGACAACACCACCATGCTGGTTGAACAGGGCAAAACCGTCAGCCAGAACATCCTCACCGACTGGATCGACCCCGACGGCGACGACCTGGTCCTCCTTGAGGCCAAGGCCGACAACGACCAGGACCAGGTCAAGGTCCGGCGCGACGGCCTGCTCACCTTCCAGGATTCCGGGGCAACAGCCGGCAAGAAAAGCGTGGAAGTGACCATCTGGGACGGCCGCGACACTGTCACCGGCAAAGTGGTGGTCAACGTCCAGCCGCCAGGGGCCCTGGCGCCCGTGGTCAATGCCGACCACGTCACTGCCGTGGTCGGCCAGGACCTGGTCATCTCGCCGCTGAAGAACGACGTCGACCCCAACGGCGGCGCCCTCCGCCTCGCCCAGGTGGAAGCCAACGGTCCCGCGGAGCTGGGGCCCGTGACCGACGGCGGAACGTTCACCTTCCGCAGCACCACTCCCGGTCCGGTCTACCTCACCTACATCGCCAGCAACGGGCCGCAAAGCAGCCAGGGCCTCATCCGGGTGGACGTGGAATCGGGGGACGAAACCGGCAACCCCGTTGCGGTCCACGACGTGGCGCTGATGCCCACCGGCGGCAGCGTGCTGCTGGATCCGCTGGCCAACGACTCCGACCC
Encoded here:
- a CDS encoding SDR family oxidoreductase — protein: MTLSNDASGLPASPYKAAGSLGGRTLLISGGSRGIGLAIAFRAAQDGANIVLMAKTGEPHPKLAGTVFTAAEQLVAAGGQALPLVGDVRNDDDVAGAVAAAVDRFGGIDVVINNASAIDLSRTDDVDMKKYDLMQDINVRGTFLMSKLALPALRASVQAHILTLSPPLNLDPHWAGKHLAYTMAKYGMSLTTLGLAEELKADGIAVNSLWPRTLIDTAAIRNMPQGEVMVQAARRPQIMADAAHAVLTGGNLGTGARPSGIFYTDEEVLAAAGVSDFRPYSLGAPEDGLVPDIFL
- a CDS encoding biotin--[acetyl-CoA-carboxylase] ligase, with the protein product MDDAQAPGTPLNRRDLADQQFLSANGIPRLEVVDSTGSTNADLLRSVTVEPSAWPDMSVLTAEYQTAARGRLDRRWEAPPLSSVSVSVVLRPVNAEGRPLPTQTYSWLSLIGALALRETLLETAGLPAELKWPNDVLVRGKKIAGILAQLGPMVDGSVPPVILGTGLNVTLREDELPVPTATSVALESPVTTDRTELLKSYLSHFAVLYRGFCNADGDPAAGLAGGPSLHKRVEAVMTTLGKQVRAQLPGDHEIIGHASRLDEYGSLLVVDRESREHVVTAGDVVHLRPWASPDGSGQGGYA
- a CDS encoding PH domain-containing protein, which produces MRKDLVPGEQVIVTTRPQPRKLAGAAAAFILSPAVAAFAAAWVVRGEAERLMPGLNARWTPWLVAGCVLAVAAVWLGYCLPRLLRWQGTRYTLTSRRIVSRSGMMRRLDQQVNLASVRNLTVHESVLQRLLRSGNISLETGYQGVVTLRDVPEVARFRDFILDAIEELPEEHDGQAGGTLDYPAGALPWELREGGRDER
- a CDS encoding adenylate/guanylate cyclase domain-containing protein, which codes for MNDEDQQDRVDSITPPPPTDAHPATGTMSAERLAMKALESRLLGGERKLRRREVAAGAGLSLLSARKLWRALGFPNFGDEDVAFTERDQAALSTVVDLVRSGKLTEEAAISVTRAIGQMTDRMVVWQIEALVEDMVHEQGVTDAVARKRLVNELPGLVDALEDILVYSWRRQLNAGVQRLAVRAEAGLQASEEGREGDEDDAPLPLARAVGFADLVSYTSLSRRMNEKTLARLVQRFENKCAEIISVGGGRLVKTVGDEVLYIAETPAAGAEISLALAQAFTEDEILPEARVAMVWGRILSRLGDIYGPTVNLAARLTTLADPGTVLVDSMTASALEHDERFVLVPQPPENVRGFGEIRPVRLSRGLGKGLVLD